A section of the Anabaena cylindrica PCC 7122 genome encodes:
- a CDS encoding AAA-like domain-containing protein: MEENILLPGDPLPFNSRFYIERPPIERDAYTELTKPGALLRIRASYNMGKSSLMLRLIHQAMNQGYIIASIDFQQADSQIFTSLNKFLRWFCMNIARQLSLTPNLNDYWDEDIGSKVSASIYFEGYLLKQIQSPLVLVLNEVNYIFEHLHIAKDFLPLLRSWHEKAKQTKIWQKLRLVVIHATEVYIPLNVNQSPFNVGLCLKIPEFNAEQVTEFARRHDLNWFDTSAVKQLMDLIGGHPYLIHLAFYHIQQQKISFPELLATAISHNGIYSHHLRYLLTILQSNEELSVAFYKIINSQKPTRISANLIYKLDSLGLIKQLGSDNFQPACEMYRLFFQKETLIAENNTSIRLEKLEEENEKLKFLLNIDKLTQIANRRYFDNRFQLEWERMKRTQEPIALILADIDKFKLFNDTYGHQAGDDCLSQVAQAINSVIKRADDLVARYGGEEFVVILPQTDSKGAIIIAEEIRKKVKLWEIKIPNFTQYSQETNVTKVTISLGVACIIPQASLGLKELFEAADQALYQAKQVGRDRTILSSQFCYCNLSYK; the protein is encoded by the coding sequence ATGGAGGAAAATATCCTTTTACCTGGTGATCCTCTGCCATTCAATTCCCGATTTTATATTGAACGTCCGCCAATTGAAAGAGATGCTTATACAGAATTGACCAAACCAGGAGCATTACTACGCATTAGAGCATCTTACAATATGGGTAAAAGCTCCTTGATGTTGCGGTTAATTCACCAAGCCATGAATCAAGGATACATAATAGCGAGCATAGATTTTCAACAGGCAGATAGCCAAATTTTTACTAGTCTTAACAAATTTTTACGCTGGTTTTGTATGAATATTGCTCGTCAGTTGTCCCTAACACCAAATCTAAATGATTATTGGGATGAGGACATCGGCAGTAAAGTTAGTGCTTCAATTTATTTTGAGGGCTATTTATTAAAACAAATTCAAAGTCCATTAGTTTTAGTTCTGAATGAAGTCAATTATATTTTTGAACATCTGCACATTGCCAAGGATTTTTTGCCTTTGTTAAGAAGTTGGCATGAAAAAGCTAAACAAACCAAAATTTGGCAAAAATTGCGTCTAGTAGTAATTCACGCTACAGAAGTTTATATTCCATTAAATGTAAATCAATCTCCATTTAATGTGGGGTTATGCTTAAAAATACCAGAATTTAATGCAGAGCAAGTAACAGAATTCGCTAGACGACATGACCTGAATTGGTTTGATACTAGTGCTGTAAAACAATTAATGGATCTTATTGGTGGACATCCTTATTTAATTCATCTAGCTTTCTATCATATCCAGCAACAAAAAATTTCTTTTCCCGAACTACTAGCAACGGCTATCAGCCACAACGGAATTTATAGTCATCATTTAAGGTATTTATTGACTATATTACAAAGTAATGAAGAACTATCCGTAGCTTTTTATAAAATCATAAATTCTCAAAAACCTACCCGTATATCTGCAAATTTAATTTATAAATTAGATAGTTTAGGACTTATTAAACAATTAGGAAGTGATAATTTTCAACCTGCTTGTGAAATGTATCGTTTATTTTTTCAAAAAGAAACATTAATAGCAGAAAATAATACCTCTATTCGTTTAGAAAAACTAGAAGAAGAAAATGAAAAATTAAAATTTTTATTGAATATTGATAAACTGACTCAAATTGCTAACCGGAGATATTTTGATAATCGCTTCCAATTAGAATGGGAAAGGATGAAACGTACCCAAGAACCCATAGCTTTAATATTAGCAGATATAGATAAATTTAAACTTTTTAATGATACCTATGGACATCAAGCTGGAGATGATTGTTTAAGTCAAGTTGCTCAAGCAATTAATTCAGTAATCAAACGAGCAGATGATTTAGTTGCTCGTTATGGTGGTGAAGAATTTGTCGTAATCTTACCACAGACTGACTCTAAAGGAGCGATAATAATTGCAGAAGAAATTAGAAAAAAAGTAAAATTATGGGAAATTAAAATTCCTAACTTCACTCAATATAGTCAAGAAACAAATGTAACTAAAGTAACAATTAGTTTAGGAGTTGCCTGTATTATCCCACAAGCCTCTCTGGGTTTAAAGGAATTATTTGAAGCAGCTGATCAAGCACTATATCAAGCCAAGCAAGTGGGGCGCGATCGCACCATTTTGAGTTCACAATTTTGTTATTGCAACTTAAGTTATAAATGA
- a CDS encoding ABC1 kinase family protein: protein MFLTQTVPRQREIIEVVLRNGWDYMRSLLTGGKTDEPQLPTPAVLKNILVDLGPVYVKLGQLLSTRPDLLSAGYIEELSTLQDEVPPVPWSEVEIVIRKQLKRPLEETFRIINHFPVAAGSIAQTHRATLADGKEVALKVQRPGIDITIAQDIALIQGIADLVARTDFGQNYDIKSIAEEFTKALEAELDFKREAGFTDQLRRNLSASRWYDPTQIVVAEINWHLTTEKLLVMEWLDGVPILSADLSINHNEQDLIPARKAITTLLFRVFFQQIYIDGFFHADPHPGNLFYLIDGRVALLDCGMVGRLDPRTQQILTEMLLAIVDLDAQRCAQLTLQLSDSAQPVILAKLENDYDRMLRKYYNASLTDINFSRVIYEILQIARNNKIRLPSNMGLYAKTLANLEGVARTFNPEVNLFDEIKPLITDLFSRQLLGESPVRSLLRTALDIKSLSLQSPRQIELLLDRVTSETLQWNLSLQGLDGVRRTMDDAANRLSFSILVGSLIMGAAMISSRATTSQLSYVSSILFAAASLLGLWLIISILRSGRLR from the coding sequence ATGTTTTTAACCCAAACAGTACCCCGACAACGAGAAATTATTGAAGTAGTCCTTCGCAACGGCTGGGACTATATGCGAAGCTTGCTGACTGGTGGCAAAACGGATGAGCCCCAACTACCTACACCTGCGGTATTAAAAAATATTTTGGTGGATTTGGGGCCAGTTTATGTCAAACTCGGTCAGCTGCTTTCCACCCGTCCAGATTTACTCAGCGCTGGCTACATCGAAGAACTGTCAACGCTACAAGATGAAGTACCACCAGTTCCTTGGTCTGAAGTAGAAATAGTAATCCGCAAACAACTCAAACGTCCACTAGAAGAAACTTTCCGCATAATTAATCATTTTCCTGTAGCTGCGGGATCAATTGCCCAAACCCATCGCGCTACTTTAGCAGATGGTAAAGAAGTAGCTCTAAAGGTGCAAAGACCTGGGATCGATATCACCATTGCCCAAGATATTGCCTTAATTCAAGGTATCGCGGATTTGGTAGCTCGGACTGATTTTGGGCAAAATTACGATATCAAATCTATTGCGGAAGAATTTACTAAAGCTCTAGAAGCTGAGTTAGATTTTAAACGAGAAGCAGGTTTTACAGATCAACTGCGGCGTAATTTATCTGCAAGTCGTTGGTATGATCCCACACAAATAGTAGTAGCGGAAATTAACTGGCATTTAACTACAGAAAAGTTACTGGTGATGGAATGGCTAGATGGAGTTCCCATACTATCAGCAGATTTAAGTATCAATCACAATGAGCAAGACTTAATTCCTGCACGGAAAGCGATCACTACTTTACTGTTTCGGGTATTTTTTCAACAAATATATATTGATGGTTTCTTTCATGCTGATCCCCATCCAGGCAATTTGTTTTATCTCATAGATGGGCGTGTTGCGCTTTTAGATTGTGGCATGGTGGGCAGACTTGATCCCCGCACTCAGCAGATTTTAACAGAAATGTTGTTAGCAATTGTGGACTTAGATGCTCAGAGATGCGCTCAGTTAACTTTGCAACTATCAGATTCTGCCCAACCGGTAATTTTAGCAAAGTTAGAAAATGACTATGACCGGATGTTGCGGAAGTATTACAATGCCAGCTTGACTGATATAAATTTCAGTCGGGTGATTTATGAAATTTTGCAAATTGCCCGCAATAATAAAATTCGCTTACCCAGCAATATGGGTTTGTATGCCAAAACCTTAGCTAATTTAGAAGGGGTAGCGCGTACCTTCAACCCAGAGGTAAATTTATTTGATGAAATCAAGCCATTAATCACAGACTTGTTTAGTCGTCAGTTATTAGGAGAGAGTCCAGTGCGATCGCTTTTACGCACCGCTTTAGACATCAAAAGTCTCTCTCTGCAATCTCCCAGACAAATTGAACTCTTATTAGATCGTGTCACATCAGAAACCCTACAGTGGAACTTATCACTACAAGGGCTAGACGGTGTACGGCGGACAATGGACGACGCAGCTAACCGTCTTTCTTTTAGCATTTTAGTCGGTTCTCTCATCATGGGTGCAGCCATGATTTCTAGCCGAGCCACAACATCTCAGTTATCTTACGTCAGTAGCATCCTATTTGCTGCCGCCAGTCTATTAGGACTGTGGTTAATTATCAGTATTTTACGCTCAGGCCGTTTAAGGTAA
- a CDS encoding mannose-1-phosphate guanylyltransferase gives MNNSLIPVILAGGKGERFWPLSRQDRPKQFLSLDGSSRSLLQATADRLLTLAGGWNNLWVITSSQIAEGVRQQLPDLPKQNLLIELEGRDTAAAVAWTSLEIKKRYGEDAVIGFFPADHWIADQEAFAHTLNAAIQLATSTAAIVTLGIKPTFPSTGYGYIEQGEKIGSFNDLPAYHVNRFTEKPNRETAETFLSTGQFSWNSGMFVFRAGVVLEELRIHAPEILEPLEQKGPDIYPQLPKKSIDYALMEKTSLAYVLPVDFGWDDLGDWNAIARLHQKADNPNVELATHVGLDTQGSVVYASNPDDVVVTIGLEDVVIVRDRNVTLIVKKERTQDIKQILKTLQSDPRFTDLL, from the coding sequence ATGAATAATTCACTGATTCCTGTAATTCTTGCTGGCGGTAAAGGTGAGCGTTTTTGGCCTCTCAGTCGCCAAGACAGACCCAAGCAATTTTTAAGTCTCGATGGTAGTTCTAGAAGCCTACTGCAAGCAACTGCTGATAGATTGCTAACTCTCGCAGGTGGTTGGAATAACCTGTGGGTGATAACTTCTAGTCAAATAGCTGAAGGAGTACGACAACAATTACCCGATCTGCCTAAGCAAAATTTGCTGATCGAATTAGAAGGAAGAGACACCGCCGCCGCAGTTGCTTGGACAAGTTTGGAAATTAAAAAGCGTTACGGTGAAGACGCTGTAATTGGCTTTTTCCCGGCAGACCACTGGATTGCTGATCAAGAGGCGTTTGCACACACCTTAAATGCTGCAATCCAACTGGCGACTAGCACAGCAGCGATTGTCACTTTGGGGATCAAGCCTACTTTCCCGTCAACTGGTTACGGCTACATTGAACAAGGTGAAAAGATTGGTAGCTTTAATGATTTGCCAGCTTATCACGTCAACCGCTTTACTGAAAAGCCCAACCGGGAAACGGCGGAGACTTTTTTATCTACGGGACAGTTTAGCTGGAATAGCGGTATGTTCGTGTTTCGGGCTGGTGTGGTTCTAGAAGAACTGCGTATCCATGCTCCAGAAATTCTCGAACCTTTAGAACAAAAAGGGCCTGATATTTATCCCCAGTTGCCTAAAAAAAGTATAGATTATGCGCTGATGGAAAAAACAAGTCTAGCATATGTTTTACCGGTGGACTTTGGTTGGGATGATTTAGGGGACTGGAATGCGATCGCTCGCTTACATCAAAAAGCAGATAATCCTAATGTGGAATTGGCTACCCATGTTGGGCTAGATACCCAAGGTTCTGTTGTTTATGCCTCCAATCCAGATGATGTAGTTGTTACTATTGGTTTAGAGGATGTGGTGATTGTGCGCGATCGCAATGTTACCCTGATAGTTAAGAAGGAACGCACTCAAGATATCAAGCAGATTCTCAAAACCCTACAAAGCGATCCCCGATTTACTGACCTACTATGA
- a CDS encoding LCP family protein, whose amino-acid sequence MIKQVQWSDNQVIPQQVPASGQEVRPQQFQRTEPQRPDPIPGSTGQEVRAKQPVNPLNVVDSVGAIPHELYDRLGLTMPRWLLWILTFVVGIILSGLLVSTLALWTPLWSNLDQAKDDDFGSTTNKDQVKVPGDLWRKLSQYQLSKPMNILVMGIEPVKGTVDGSPESFAGSSDTMLLIRLNPSDKSIRILSIPRGTMISIPEQGLTKVSEANAKGGPVLAARVVSRTLSNAPIDRYIRISTSGLRQLVEQLGGVDVFVPQAMNYQDKSGGLSVNLASGWQSLNGEQAEQFARFRDSNVGDIPRVQRQQALITALLQRLNSPTVLPRLPQLTRIMRKYFDTNLKMEEMMALANFSVNVERDNFQMAMLPGTFSKFSKDPNSYWLNMTGQQSLMNDYVGVNVPGLKSDDRPVSRLKIAIQNASNQPQLTEKVITYLKSKGFTNIYAVPDWPDTQRQTQIIVQKGNPQPGVDLQEVLGLGQIEVSANGDLESDLTIRIGKDWK is encoded by the coding sequence GTGATTAAACAAGTTCAATGGTCAGATAATCAAGTCATACCTCAGCAAGTACCAGCTTCAGGTCAAGAGGTAAGACCGCAACAATTTCAAAGAACTGAACCTCAGAGACCTGACCCAATACCCGGCAGCACCGGGCAAGAAGTCAGAGCAAAACAGCCAGTTAATCCCCTTAACGTCGTCGATTCAGTGGGCGCTATCCCTCATGAACTCTATGATCGCTTAGGGTTGACAATGCCACGCTGGCTATTGTGGATACTAACTTTTGTTGTTGGCATCATCTTATCTGGATTACTAGTATCAACATTGGCACTGTGGACTCCTCTGTGGAGTAATTTAGATCAAGCCAAAGATGATGATTTTGGATCTACTACCAATAAAGATCAGGTAAAAGTACCTGGGGATTTATGGAGAAAACTTTCCCAGTACCAGCTATCAAAACCCATGAATATTTTAGTGATGGGAATTGAACCAGTTAAGGGTACTGTTGATGGTTCACCAGAAAGTTTTGCTGGTAGCAGCGATACCATGTTGCTGATTCGACTCAATCCCAGCGATAAATCTATTCGTATACTTTCGATTCCGAGAGGGACGATGATCTCAATCCCCGAACAGGGATTAACTAAAGTATCTGAAGCTAATGCCAAAGGTGGGCCAGTACTAGCCGCAAGGGTGGTAAGTCGGACTTTAAGCAATGCCCCCATAGATCGCTATATTCGCATTTCTACCAGTGGCTTGCGGCAATTAGTTGAACAGCTGGGTGGGGTAGATGTATTTGTACCCCAAGCGATGAATTATCAAGATAAATCTGGTGGTCTATCAGTGAATTTAGCTAGTGGTTGGCAAAGTCTCAATGGTGAACAAGCAGAACAGTTTGCTCGTTTCCGTGACTCAAATGTCGGGGATATACCAAGAGTACAGCGGCAACAAGCACTGATCACAGCTTTGCTACAACGCCTCAATAGTCCCACAGTTTTACCCAGGTTGCCCCAACTAACTCGCATAATGCGAAAGTATTTCGACACCAACTTAAAAATGGAAGAAATGATGGCATTGGCGAATTTTTCCGTGAATGTAGAACGGGATAATTTTCAAATGGCCATGTTGCCTGGTACGTTCAGCAAATTCAGCAAAGACCCCAATAGTTATTGGTTGAATATGACTGGGCAACAAAGCTTAATGAATGATTATGTTGGGGTGAATGTACCTGGTCTAAAATCTGATGATCGCCCAGTTTCTCGCCTCAAAATTGCTATTCAAAATGCTTCCAATCAACCTCAATTAACTGAAAAAGTTATTACCTATCTCAAATCAAAAGGTTTTACAAATATTTACGCAGTTCCTGATTGGCCTGATACCCAACGCCAAACACAGATAATTGTCCAGAAAGGAAATCCACAACCAGGAGTTGACCTACAAGAAGTTTTAGGCTTGGGTCAAATCGAGGTTTCTGCAAATGGAGATTTAGAATCTGACCTCACCATTCGGATTGGGAAAGATTGGAAATAG
- a CDS encoding pentapeptide repeat-containing protein — translation MKKILLRFLTLLLILMLAFFWVIINPKPAFAQVNTINYNNASLENSDFSHTDLVGGTFVAAEMRGANFQGANLSNAILTKGVLLKANLEDANLTGALVDRVTLDSANLKNAIFTEATLTRSRFYDADITGADFTDALIDRYQVSLLCERANGVNSVTGISTRDSLGCR, via the coding sequence ATGAAAAAGATTTTGTTGAGATTTTTAACTTTACTATTGATTTTGATGTTGGCTTTCTTCTGGGTAATTATCAATCCTAAACCAGCTTTTGCTCAAGTCAACACAATTAACTATAACAATGCCTCTTTAGAAAATAGTGACTTTTCTCACACTGATTTAGTAGGTGGGACTTTTGTAGCAGCCGAAATGCGAGGGGCAAATTTTCAAGGGGCAAATTTAAGCAACGCAATTTTAACTAAAGGTGTTTTGTTAAAAGCAAATTTGGAAGATGCAAATTTAACAGGTGCTTTGGTTGATAGAGTGACCTTAGATAGTGCTAATCTAAAAAATGCCATTTTCACAGAAGCGACCTTAACCCGTAGTCGTTTTTATGATGCTGATATTACTGGTGCTGATTTTACAGATGCTTTGATTGACCGTTATCAAGTATCCCTATTATGTGAACGGGCAAATGGTGTTAACTCTGTAACTGGTATTTCGACACGAGATAGTTTGGGGTGTCGGTAG
- the murJ gene encoding murein biosynthesis integral membrane protein MurJ, translating into MTQSEQKPARSFAGIAGIVAAATLISKIFGLVRQQAIAAAFGVGAAATAYSYAYIIPGFLLILLGGVNGPLHSAIVSVLAKRKREEAAPLVETVTTIVGGLLLVVTVAQIFLAEPIIDIVGYGLEPTTRAIAIRQLQIMAPMALFSGLIGIGFGTLNAANQYWLLSISPLLSSITVIAGIGILTLQYGKDIIKPEFALIGGMVLAWGTLAGAILQWIVQLIVQWRLGLGTLKLRFDFKSPAVQEVIKIMTPATISSGMMPINVATDLYFASPIKGAAAGFNYANLLVQTPLGIISNIILLPLLPIFAKLAEPENWSDLKLRIRQGLLLTAVTMLPLGALMIALSEPIVQVIYQRGAFKQEATELVSSLLVAYGIGMFVYLARDVLVRVFYALGDGQTPFKISIFNILLNAGLDFVLVKPFGAPGLVLATVSVNCSSILMLLWLLNRKLNGLPLREWSLPILGLTAGSMVAGVASYGTLVACQQVLGNKGLVILLVELSISGLVGIGVFAVVAAWLRIPEVNSFVVKMRQKFLKR; encoded by the coding sequence GTGACACAATCAGAACAAAAACCTGCTCGTTCTTTCGCTGGCATTGCTGGTATTGTTGCCGCAGCGACGTTAATTAGTAAAATCTTTGGTTTAGTAAGACAACAAGCCATAGCTGCTGCTTTTGGTGTTGGTGCTGCTGCTACTGCTTACAGTTATGCCTACATTATCCCCGGTTTTTTATTAATTTTACTAGGTGGTGTCAATGGTCCCCTGCATAGTGCCATTGTTAGCGTTTTAGCCAAGCGCAAACGAGAAGAAGCTGCACCTCTAGTAGAAACAGTCACAACCATAGTTGGTGGGTTGTTGTTGGTGGTGACAGTTGCTCAGATTTTCTTGGCAGAACCAATCATTGATATAGTTGGGTATGGGTTAGAGCCTACCACAAGAGCGATCGCAATTCGTCAACTGCAAATAATGGCTCCCATGGCCTTATTTTCCGGTTTAATAGGGATTGGGTTTGGTACTCTCAACGCCGCAAATCAATATTGGTTACTTTCCATAAGTCCTTTATTATCGAGCATTACCGTAATTGCAGGCATTGGTATTTTAACTTTGCAATATGGCAAAGATATCATCAAGCCAGAATTCGCTTTAATCGGTGGTATGGTTCTAGCTTGGGGAACCTTAGCCGGAGCAATTCTCCAATGGATAGTACAATTAATTGTGCAGTGGCGGTTAGGTTTAGGAACATTAAAACTGAGATTTGATTTTAAATCTCCCGCAGTTCAAGAAGTAATTAAAATCATGACTCCGGCAACAATTTCTTCAGGAATGATGCCGATTAATGTCGCCACAGATTTATATTTTGCCAGTCCAATTAAAGGTGCAGCAGCAGGTTTTAACTATGCTAATTTATTAGTACAAACCCCCTTGGGGATTATTTCTAATATTATTTTACTGCCATTATTACCCATATTTGCAAAATTAGCAGAACCAGAAAACTGGTCAGATTTAAAATTACGCATTCGTCAAGGACTTTTATTAACTGCTGTCACTATGCTACCTTTGGGTGCTTTAATGATAGCTTTATCCGAGCCAATTGTGCAGGTAATTTATCAACGAGGAGCATTTAAACAAGAAGCTACAGAGTTAGTTTCTTCTCTATTAGTTGCCTATGGTATTGGGATGTTTGTCTATTTAGCGCGTGATGTTTTAGTTAGAGTATTTTATGCTTTAGGTGATGGACAAACACCTTTTAAAATTAGCATTTTTAATATTTTACTCAATGCTGGTTTAGATTTTGTTTTGGTTAAACCTTTTGGTGCGCCTGGTTTGGTATTAGCTACAGTTAGTGTAAATTGCAGTTCAATATTAATGTTGTTGTGGTTGTTAAATCGTAAATTAAACGGTTTACCTTTGCGGGAATGGAGTTTACCAATTCTGGGTTTAACAGCGGGTAGTATGGTTGCTGGAGTTGCAAGTTATGGAACTTTGGTTGCTTGTCAGCAGGTTTTGGGAAATAAGGGTTTAGTTATTTTGTTAGTTGAGTTGTCTATTTCTGGTTTGGTGGGAATTGGGGTATTTGCGGTTGTTGCTGCTTGGTTGAGAATACCGGAAGTGAATAGTTTTGTGGTGAAGATGCGGCAGAAATTTTTGAAGAGGTAG
- a CDS encoding toxin-antitoxin system TumE family protein, giving the protein MKNADDYLAWVKSVIALCPEVVILKIIREESQLDKGLWRYRLTLKDGSFLEMFEFFKRASGQIEIIKYSFHWQTENGQLIKRWDNAPHHPEISTYPHHIHDGSEDSVFPYLPVDIEEIVKKVSEQIKSESS; this is encoded by the coding sequence ATGAAAAATGCCGATGACTATTTGGCATGGGTAAAATCTGTGATTGCACTTTGTCCAGAAGTAGTGATTTTAAAGATTATTCGAGAAGAATCACAACTGGATAAAGGATTATGGCGTTATCGTCTGACATTAAAAGATGGTAGCTTTTTAGAAATGTTTGAATTTTTTAAAAGAGCATCAGGACAAATAGAAATAATTAAATATAGTTTCCATTGGCAAACTGAGAATGGACAACTAATAAAACGTTGGGACAACGCACCCCATCATCCTGAAATTTCAACCTATCCTCATCATATACATGATGGTTCTGAAGACTCTGTTTTTCCCTATTTACCTGTTGATATTGAAGAGATTGTAAAAAAAGTTTCTGAACAAATCAAATCTGAATCAAGTTAG
- a CDS encoding antitoxin, whose protein sequence is MLPEGFQLTGTEVYIKKIGNAIVLIAKDNPWQSLIDSLDNFSDDFQEVISCLLNNNTVKS, encoded by the coding sequence ATTTTACCAGAAGGCTTTCAACTCACAGGTACTGAAGTTTATATCAAAAAGATTGGTAATGCTATTGTTCTCATTGCCAAAGATAACCCCTGGCAATCTCTAATTGATAGTTTAGATAACTTCTCTGATGACTTTCAAGAAGTTATAAGCTGCTTGTTAAATAATAACACTGTAAAATCATGA
- a CDS encoding Uma2 family endonuclease: MQTQTRHYTPEEYLELEEKAEYKSEYRDGEIIPMTGGTTNHNKIAGNFYAYLKFALKKKNYDVYIGDVRLWIPRYRQHTYPDVMVIQGEPIYTGSNTTTVMNPLLIAEVSSKSTSNYDQSDKFLYYRSIPEFKEYILINQYQHHVMQYVKTDDGKWIFTEYESESDILKLQTVDFQIAFTDLYEQVNFTQSIEE; encoded by the coding sequence ATGCAAACACAAACCCGGCACTATACCCCAGAAGAATATCTAGAACTAGAAGAGAAAGCAGAATATAAAAGTGAATACCGCGACGGAGAAATTATACCCATGACTGGAGGAACAACAAATCATAATAAAATTGCAGGTAATTTTTATGCTTATCTGAAATTTGCTTTAAAAAAGAAAAATTATGATGTTTATATTGGTGATGTGCGGTTGTGGATACCGCGTTATCGTCAGCATACTTACCCGGATGTGATGGTAATTCAAGGAGAACCTATTTACACGGGATCAAATACAACTACAGTGATGAATCCATTATTAATTGCTGAAGTTTCATCTAAATCAACTAGCAATTATGACCAAAGTGATAAGTTTCTTTATTATCGCTCAATACCAGAATTTAAAGAATATATCTTAATTAATCAATATCAACATCATGTTATGCAGTATGTAAAAACAGATGATGGTAAATGGATATTCACAGAATATGAATCTGAATCAGATATTTTAAAACTGCAAACAGTTGATTTTCAGATTGCTTTTACTGACTTATATGAACAAGTTAATTTTACCCAAAGCATTGAGGAATGA
- a CDS encoding damage-control phosphatase ARMT1 family protein — MNKPQIPNLPLPASLIGADAGSFTEYTVTQRMPDIARRVIIENKFPTEINQGLEKLAAELPSGYLQSLIDDTGVDFNDWNKYIEPYKGQRWVDIPWFVAETYFYRLILNITNYFQPGEWQSVDPFGLQKIQGLETSIDSIISLCTQTQEWLNASQQEDKPSKSSLIALLYFALWGNRVDLSLWSAFEDDRSRFNIQTQLSNILVDDTFAITKLLTKSENNCIDLVVDNAGFELICDLCLVDFLLGSGFASQVYLHLKPHPTFVSDAMIKDVHYTKNFLIQSSNIQVKSLGQRLTKNLASGRLVLTEDYFWTSPLAFWEIPKSLKDELGKSNLMIVKGDTNYRRLLGDLNWDFTTNFAEIVSYLPAPMVALRTLKSEVAAGLKSDVMEELAIVDPNWLTNGQWGVIQLVN; from the coding sequence GTGAATAAACCTCAAATTCCCAATTTACCACTACCAGCGTCACTTATAGGTGCAGATGCTGGATCTTTTACTGAGTATACAGTTACTCAACGGATGCCGGATATTGCTCGCCGTGTGATTATAGAAAATAAATTCCCTACGGAAATAAATCAAGGCTTGGAAAAACTAGCAGCGGAATTACCAAGCGGTTATTTACAATCTTTAATAGATGACACTGGTGTAGATTTTAACGATTGGAATAAATATATAGAACCATATAAAGGTCAACGTTGGGTAGATATACCTTGGTTTGTTGCAGAAACTTATTTTTATCGTCTTATTCTCAATATAACTAATTACTTTCAACCAGGAGAATGGCAAAGTGTTGACCCATTTGGGTTACAAAAAATTCAAGGTTTAGAAACATCAATTGATTCCATTATTTCTCTGTGTACTCAAACGCAAGAATGGTTGAATGCATCACAGCAAGAAGACAAACCTAGTAAATCTTCTCTCATTGCTTTGTTGTATTTTGCATTGTGGGGAAATCGTGTTGACTTAAGTTTATGGTCAGCTTTTGAAGATGATAGGAGTCGTTTCAATATTCAGACGCAATTAAGTAATATCTTAGTAGATGATACATTTGCTATTACTAAGTTATTAACAAAATCGGAGAATAACTGTATTGATTTGGTTGTTGATAATGCTGGCTTTGAGTTAATTTGTGATTTATGTTTGGTTGATTTTTTATTGGGTAGTGGTTTTGCTAGTCAGGTTTATCTGCATTTAAAACCGCATCCAACTTTTGTATCTGATGCAATGATCAAGGATGTGCATTATACTAAGAATTTTTTGATCCAAAGTAGCAATATTCAAGTTAAATCTTTGGGACAGAGATTAACAAAAAATCTGGCTTCAGGTAGATTGGTTTTAACTGAAGATTATTTTTGGACTTCACCGTTAGCATTTTGGGAAATACCAAAATCACTCAAAGATGAGTTAGGAAAGTCTAATTTAATGATTGTCAAAGGTGATACTAATTATCGACGCTTGTTAGGAGATTTAAACTGGGATTTTACTACAAATTTTGCAGAGATAGTTTCTTATTTACCTGCACCAATGGTAGCTTTACGTACTCTCAAGTCAGAAGTAGCAGCAGGTTTGAAGTCAGATGTTATGGAAGAATTAGCAATAGTTGACCCTAATTGGTTGACAAATGGACAATGGGGTGTAATTCAGTTGGTTAACTAA